One window of Posidoniimonas polymericola genomic DNA carries:
- a CDS encoding family 43 glycosylhydrolase: MPSFLASSAALVLALANHACCQPVTTLVECGEFVKIYDPSVGEDTDWYINDHCFIQAKDGRWHLFGITHEEPLNPADEDNLAHATAGRLLQRPWDKRPFALTVAPEEPWSEQHLWAPHVVEHDSLYYMYYCAGDADHTRYKIHLATSPDLGGWKRHTNNPMVVDGYDARDPFLMRVGEKWVMYYTANSAPAGGNHLVAYVVSDDLVNWSEREIAFTDPTSGTFGGPCESPFVVRRGDKYFLFIGPRGGYDGTDVFVSDTPYSWEIEDRVGHLPAHAAEVVRNGRGDWFVSRCGWGKGGVYLAPLRWLDGQRDPETNLPVARTLDATQ, encoded by the coding sequence ATGCCGAGCTTTCTAGCCTCCTCCGCCGCGCTGGTCCTCGCCCTCGCCAACCACGCTTGCTGCCAGCCGGTCACGACGCTCGTCGAGTGCGGCGAGTTTGTCAAGATCTATGACCCAAGTGTGGGTGAAGATACCGACTGGTACATCAACGACCACTGCTTTATCCAAGCGAAAGACGGGCGCTGGCACCTCTTCGGGATCACCCACGAGGAGCCGCTGAACCCTGCCGACGAGGACAACCTGGCGCACGCGACGGCCGGCCGACTGCTGCAGCGTCCCTGGGACAAACGTCCCTTCGCCCTTACAGTAGCCCCGGAGGAACCCTGGAGCGAGCAGCACTTGTGGGCGCCCCACGTCGTGGAGCACGATTCCCTCTACTACATGTACTACTGCGCTGGGGACGCCGACCACACCCGCTACAAAATCCATCTCGCGACCTCCCCCGACCTGGGGGGCTGGAAACGCCACACGAACAACCCGATGGTTGTCGACGGCTACGACGCCCGGGATCCGTTTCTGATGAGGGTGGGAGAGAAGTGGGTCATGTACTACACGGCCAACAGCGCGCCCGCGGGTGGCAACCACCTCGTCGCCTACGTCGTAAGCGACGACCTCGTGAACTGGAGCGAGCGAGAGATCGCTTTTACCGACCCCACCTCTGGCACCTTTGGCGGGCCGTGCGAATCGCCGTTTGTCGTCAGGAGGGGAGACAAGTACTTCCTGTTCATCGGGCCCCGAGGGGGTTACGACGGAACCGACGTGTTTGTGAGCGACACCCCCTACTCGTGGGAGATCGAGGACCGTGTCGGTCACCTGCCGGCGCACGCGGCGGAGGTCGTCCGGAACGGACGGGGCGATTGGTTTGTCAGCCGCTGTGGCTGGGGAAAGGGCGGGGTGTACCTGGCGCCGCTCAGGTGGCTCGATGGCCAAAGGGACCCGGAGACGAACCTCCCGGTAGCAAGAACCTTGGACGCGACACAATGA
- a CDS encoding serine/threonine protein kinase — MGNALSGIGSQFTSGTFRPSSGWVLPLALAFLVLAGGAAAFREVGRLGTRLVDSKLTAILDASVKGLTMWVDEQQRIASFLAQEPAVAAAVSELVQLGERGATGGELVEAASQSGLAELLAEAASGFEYVDYAVVDLKARVLLDGFPGLVGTDASPLWNEYLPKIVSGEPVVARPHRPTLSEDATELERPPMMFVAAPVHGEAGEVVAALAFGIAPQKQFTQMLSVARSGKTGETFAYDAAGWMISESRFDDELRSSGVLQDAPCSTAVLNVRVADRVLLPGRRDAEASTPDASQGAGVAAHTLMSGRNDKDALARNLQGYEDYRGELVVGVGRWIPELSFGVVTKMDYAEAYAPGLLLRNLLAALFGLGVVAAGGNLLYARVMGKLRARVRRAEREIKRLGQYTLEEKIGQGGMGVIYRASHALLRRPTAVKLLPQDRSSAAAIANFEKEVQLTSQLTHPNTIAIYDFGHTPDNVFYYAMEFLEGLDLARIVKADGPLPAGRAIAILRQVCGSLQEAHSAGLIHRDIKPANVMLCKRGGRYDFAKLLDFGLVKDATDAHLADGPDGLAGTPLYMSPEAIEHPAAIDSRSDIYSIGALAYYLVTGTPVFQGSNVAAICVQQLSEPPEPLSARAGAAVDEDLATIVLQCLEKDPAQRPQTVAKLEAMLANCVAAGSWTQEDAKTWWETRNLSHALTCGALTEPLRNKPKLASQPGDAASDRSAKSLD; from the coding sequence ATGGGCAACGCCTTATCTGGCATTGGTTCGCAGTTCACGTCCGGGACCTTCCGACCATCATCTGGGTGGGTGCTGCCTCTCGCGCTGGCGTTCTTGGTTCTAGCTGGCGGCGCCGCCGCATTCCGTGAGGTCGGTCGGCTGGGCACGAGACTGGTCGACTCGAAGCTGACCGCCATCCTCGACGCGTCCGTCAAGGGGCTCACCATGTGGGTCGACGAGCAGCAGCGGATCGCTAGTTTCTTAGCCCAGGAGCCCGCCGTGGCGGCGGCCGTATCGGAGCTTGTTCAACTCGGCGAGCGTGGCGCGACCGGGGGAGAGCTGGTCGAGGCGGCGTCGCAGAGCGGCCTGGCCGAGCTGCTTGCCGAAGCGGCTTCGGGGTTTGAATACGTCGACTACGCGGTCGTGGATCTGAAGGCGAGAGTTCTCCTCGACGGTTTCCCCGGCCTCGTAGGCACAGACGCGTCGCCGCTTTGGAATGAGTACCTCCCCAAGATCGTCAGCGGCGAGCCTGTCGTAGCGCGCCCCCATCGGCCGACGCTATCGGAGGACGCCACGGAACTCGAGAGGCCGCCGATGATGTTCGTAGCGGCGCCGGTGCATGGCGAGGCTGGCGAAGTAGTCGCCGCCCTGGCGTTTGGAATCGCGCCGCAGAAGCAGTTCACCCAGATGCTGTCGGTCGCCCGGTCTGGAAAAACCGGCGAGACCTTTGCGTACGATGCGGCTGGCTGGATGATCTCTGAGAGCCGCTTCGACGACGAGCTCAGGTCGAGTGGCGTCCTTCAAGACGCCCCCTGTTCGACGGCTGTGCTCAACGTCCGCGTGGCCGACCGCGTGCTGCTCCCCGGGCGGCGAGACGCAGAGGCGTCAACCCCCGACGCCAGCCAAGGCGCGGGGGTTGCAGCCCACACGCTGATGTCGGGACGGAACGACAAGGACGCCCTGGCCAGGAACCTACAAGGCTACGAGGACTACCGTGGAGAGCTGGTGGTTGGCGTGGGGCGTTGGATCCCCGAACTCTCGTTCGGCGTCGTCACCAAGATGGACTACGCCGAGGCGTACGCCCCTGGCCTGCTCCTACGGAACCTGCTCGCCGCCTTGTTCGGATTGGGGGTGGTTGCGGCAGGCGGCAACCTGCTGTACGCGAGGGTTATGGGGAAGCTCCGGGCGCGTGTCCGACGGGCAGAGCGAGAAATCAAACGGCTGGGTCAGTACACGCTCGAAGAGAAGATTGGCCAAGGGGGCATGGGGGTCATCTACCGGGCCTCGCACGCGTTGCTGCGCCGTCCCACGGCGGTGAAACTCCTCCCCCAAGACCGGAGCAGCGCAGCGGCAATCGCAAACTTTGAGAAGGAGGTGCAACTGACATCTCAGCTGACCCACCCCAACACGATTGCCATCTACGACTTCGGACACACCCCAGACAACGTCTTCTATTACGCGATGGAATTCCTAGAGGGGCTCGACCTCGCCCGGATTGTCAAGGCCGACGGTCCGCTGCCTGCCGGACGGGCGATTGCGATCCTGCGGCAGGTATGCGGGTCGCTGCAGGAAGCGCATTCGGCCGGCCTGATCCATCGGGACATCAAGCCAGCCAACGTGATGCTCTGCAAGCGGGGTGGGAGGTACGATTTTGCCAAACTGCTTGACTTCGGGTTGGTCAAGGACGCCACAGATGCTCACCTCGCCGACGGCCCGGACGGTCTCGCCGGCACGCCCTTATATATGTCGCCAGAGGCAATCGAGCACCCGGCCGCTATAGACTCGAGGAGCGACATCTACTCGATCGGAGCCCTGGCGTACTACCTGGTCACCGGGACGCCTGTCTTCCAGGGCTCCAACGTCGCCGCCATCTGCGTGCAGCAACTGTCGGAGCCGCCCGAGCCCCTCTCCGCCCGGGCAGGCGCCGCAGTCGACGAAGACCTGGCCACGATCGTCCTGCAGTGCCTGGAAAAGGATCCCGCGCAGCGGCCTCAGACGGTCGCCAAGTTGGAGGCAATGCTGGCGAATTGCGTTGCGGCAGGCTCTTGGACCCAGGAAGACGCGAAGACTTGGTGGGAGACGCGTAACCTTAGCCACGCATTGACCTGTGGCGCACTGACGGAGCCGCTGCGCAACAAGCCAAAGCTAGCCAGCCAGCCGGGCGATGCCGCATCGGATCGGTCGGCTAAGAGTCTTGATTGA
- a CDS encoding glycoside hydrolase family 172 protein, with protein sequence MIPRLLLLLAAVSPTLACGDEPVTTIGLIEEMIDFDRLCETPTHPYKTLQFTSTDRRSRTPGGPDWFANSDGFGGAPIPPFEKVLKAPGEDGVGEYLIADVEGPGAIVRTWTADINGRIRVEIDGADEPIFEGPAEQFLHRPYDSFAGQSGIAAATLQGAFYQRDAAYCPLPFGRRCRIVWIGDRNRVHFYYVQIRKYLSEEVVVEPFRPTDLSESKQRIEQVAAVLKDPDENHRLEGSGTHEIDVRLEPGERRQALLVEGPAALERLTLSVQADNEVDALRQTVMLVSFDGWTNAQVQSPVGDFFAAAPGINPFVSLPFTVRDDGRMTCRYVAPFKESARIEFHNRGDQPVRILGNARTRTRRWDDDRSMHFYARWRVLHDIATPPPFDVPFLMAMGRGRYVGTASLLMNTARGVHPSGTWWGEGDEKVYVDGDESPSWFGTGSEDYYNYAWSADDIFSFPFAGQPRNDGPANRGFVTNYRFHFLDDQPFNDRLAFTMELLSNHSVEGLSYACQAYHYGRPGMIDDHRPITSEDVRPPRLPAPWTPLAEFGSEDATFFEPEQLISDKAAQLASERGGLWSAGRLLTWRPTAVGDTLRLTFPVQEAAAYEVRVGLAVDARAGMVSAKLDDEPFGFGDPQEALRTAASRRTMLRASASDEVSLSQGDHELVLRYEGNGRGVEPFVGIDFLWLQPR encoded by the coding sequence ATGATCCCACGACTTCTTCTTCTGCTCGCCGCCGTGTCCCCAACGCTCGCGTGCGGCGATGAGCCGGTGACCACCATCGGGCTGATCGAGGAGATGATTGATTTCGATCGCCTCTGCGAGACGCCCACCCACCCGTACAAAACGCTCCAGTTTACGTCCACGGACCGCCGCAGCCGCACGCCCGGCGGCCCCGACTGGTTCGCCAACTCCGACGGCTTCGGCGGCGCCCCCATCCCCCCCTTCGAGAAGGTGCTCAAAGCGCCGGGAGAGGACGGCGTCGGAGAGTACCTCATCGCCGACGTCGAAGGCCCGGGGGCCATCGTCCGCACCTGGACAGCCGACATCAACGGGCGGATACGCGTCGAGATCGACGGAGCCGACGAGCCGATCTTCGAGGGGCCGGCCGAGCAGTTCCTGCATCGCCCGTACGATTCGTTTGCCGGCCAGAGTGGCATTGCGGCCGCAACCCTCCAGGGGGCGTTCTATCAGCGCGACGCCGCGTACTGCCCCCTGCCGTTCGGCCGCCGGTGCCGGATCGTCTGGATCGGCGACCGCAACCGTGTGCACTTCTATTACGTTCAGATACGCAAGTACCTGAGTGAGGAAGTGGTTGTCGAACCGTTTCGTCCGACAGACCTGAGCGAGAGCAAGCAACGCATCGAGCAGGTTGCGGCCGTGCTGAAGGATCCCGACGAGAACCACCGCTTGGAGGGAAGCGGCACGCACGAAATCGACGTCAGGCTCGAGCCGGGGGAGCGCCGCCAAGCGCTCTTGGTGGAGGGGCCCGCGGCCCTGGAGAGGCTGACCCTCAGCGTCCAAGCCGACAACGAAGTCGACGCCCTGCGTCAGACGGTGATGCTGGTCTCGTTCGACGGATGGACCAACGCCCAGGTCCAGTCTCCCGTTGGCGATTTCTTCGCCGCCGCGCCCGGCATCAACCCGTTTGTTTCGCTGCCGTTCACGGTCCGAGACGACGGCCGGATGACCTGCCGCTACGTCGCGCCGTTCAAAGAGTCGGCCCGCATCGAGTTTCACAACCGCGGGGATCAGCCGGTGCGCATCCTTGGCAATGCCCGCACAAGAACGCGCCGTTGGGACGACGATCGCTCGATGCACTTCTACGCTCGCTGGCGAGTGCTGCACGACATCGCGACGCCGCCCCCCTTCGATGTGCCCTTCCTCATGGCGATGGGCAGGGGCCGCTACGTCGGTACCGCGTCGCTGCTGATGAACACGGCCCGGGGGGTCCACCCCAGCGGGACGTGGTGGGGCGAGGGTGATGAAAAGGTCTACGTCGACGGTGACGAGTCGCCCAGCTGGTTTGGCACGGGATCGGAGGACTACTACAACTACGCCTGGAGCGCCGACGATATCTTCTCGTTCCCGTTTGCCGGCCAGCCCCGCAACGACGGGCCGGCGAACCGGGGCTTCGTCACGAACTACCGGTTCCATTTCCTTGACGACCAGCCATTCAACGACCGGCTGGCGTTCACGATGGAGTTGCTCTCGAACCACAGTGTGGAAGGGCTCAGCTACGCCTGCCAGGCCTACCACTACGGTCGCCCAGGGATGATCGACGACCACCGGCCGATCACGTCCGAGGACGTCCGCCCTCCCCGCTTGCCTGCTCCCTGGACGCCGCTGGCGGAGTTCGGTTCCGAGGACGCGACGTTTTTTGAGCCCGAGCAGCTGATCTCGGACAAGGCGGCTCAGCTCGCTAGTGAGCGTGGTGGGCTGTGGTCGGCGGGCCGGCTCCTGACGTGGAGGCCCACCGCCGTCGGCGACACGCTCCGCCTCACCTTTCCCGTCCAAGAAGCAGCGGCCTACGAGGTGCGGGTCGGGCTGGCGGTTGATGCGCGTGCAGGGATGGTGAGCGCGAAGCTCGATGACGAACCGTTTGGTTTTGGCGACCCGCAGGAAGCGTTGCGAACCGCCGCCTCGCGCCGCACGATGCTGCGAGCCTCCGCGAGCGACGAGGTCTCGCTAAGCCAGGGTGACCATGAACTGGTGTTGCGATACGAGGGGAACGGCCGCGGTGTCGAACCGTTTGTAGGAATTGACTTCCTGTGGTTGCAGCCGCGCTGA
- a CDS encoding carbonic anhydrase: MSVTTLPIPQNPHAAALEAAIAESARPIECLVVAHNDPKMLSDLTAALDGEAAVVLEASQDVWDFDGEHLPTAIAWAVEQTGLHQVVLVGHTLAGGRQSRASLAAAASRDSYQTLLSGVQQSNTRILAAQERFALQVQQLLQVPQVANRCSSRELSVHGLLYRAESGVFLAYDAGRDTFRPLLG, translated from the coding sequence ATGAGCGTTACCACCCTACCGATCCCGCAGAACCCGCATGCTGCGGCTCTTGAGGCCGCGATCGCCGAATCCGCCCGCCCGATCGAGTGCCTGGTCGTCGCGCACAACGACCCCAAGATGCTCTCGGACCTCACCGCGGCGCTCGATGGCGAAGCGGCCGTGGTCCTGGAAGCCTCCCAGGACGTGTGGGACTTCGACGGGGAACACCTCCCGACGGCGATTGCCTGGGCGGTCGAACAGACGGGCCTCCACCAGGTGGTGCTCGTGGGGCACACCCTGGCCGGTGGTCGGCAGAGCAGGGCGTCGCTCGCCGCGGCGGCGTCGAGAGACAGCTATCAGACTCTGTTGAGTGGCGTGCAACAAAGCAACACCAGGATCCTCGCCGCCCAAGAACGGTTCGCCTTGCAGGTCCAGCAGTTGCTGCAGGTCCCCCAGGTGGCGAACCGCTGTTCGTCAAGGGAGTTGAGCGTCCACGGACTGCTGTACCGAGCCGAGAGCGGTGTGTTCCTCGCGTACGACGCGGGTCGGGACACGTTTCGTCCGCTCCTGGGCTAG
- the cysN gene encoding sulfate adenylyltransferase subunit CysN produces MIEASTPVPADDIGKRFLADHSDKELLRFITCGSVDDGKSTLIGRLLLEAGAVYDDQIAALQRESRKHGTTGQELDCALLLDGLEDERQQGITIDVAYRYFATSKRKFIIADTPGHEQFTRNMATGASTANLALILVDASKGLLTQTRRHAFIVSLLGIRHVVLAVNKMDLVNYDQSVFESICDEFREFASKLEIPDIRFVPLSALCGDNVAVPSSNMLWHEDASLLQLLETVYVGADANLRELRFPVQWVNRPTPDFRGFSGTVASGTLRVDDEVVVLPSNKEARVKRIVTRDGDLPAAAAPQAVTVTLDDEIDVSRGDMLARPGTPPSVSREADAMIVWMAEQPMTPGRQYWVKHTTKRTSGELSLRYAIDVNTLHRSPAVNLGLNEIGRCRVVLRDPIAFDSYRRNRETGSFILVDRISHETVAAGMLLDSDPRAGSEDHWDEQPASARLERATSLISDQERAARYQHPPYTVLITGLSGSGKTTLALELEKLLFNSGKKCVLLDGQNMRFGISRDLGFSAEERSENLRRAAEIAKLLNDAGVICIAAFVAPQDEVRKRTRDLVGPHRFCHVHLTAPLEVCQQRDSTGRYLAAERGEIADFPGVNAPYEPPEHPDLLFSTDSGAGPREIAASIVERLASHGPQLDPG; encoded by the coding sequence ATGATTGAAGCAAGCACGCCGGTCCCTGCCGACGACATTGGAAAGCGGTTCCTCGCCGACCACTCCGACAAAGAGCTTCTGAGGTTCATCACCTGCGGCAGCGTCGACGACGGGAAGAGCACACTTATCGGCAGGTTGCTGCTAGAAGCCGGGGCGGTCTACGACGACCAGATCGCCGCGTTGCAGCGCGAGAGCCGCAAGCACGGCACGACCGGCCAGGAGCTTGACTGCGCTCTGCTGCTCGACGGCCTCGAGGACGAGCGGCAGCAGGGCATCACGATCGATGTCGCCTACCGCTACTTCGCTACGTCCAAACGCAAGTTCATCATCGCCGACACGCCGGGGCACGAGCAGTTCACCCGCAACATGGCGACCGGCGCTTCGACCGCCAACCTGGCGCTCATCCTTGTCGACGCCAGCAAAGGGCTGCTGACCCAAACCAGGCGCCACGCGTTCATCGTTTCGCTTCTCGGCATCCGGCACGTTGTGCTGGCGGTGAACAAGATGGACCTGGTCAACTACGATCAGTCGGTGTTCGAGAGCATCTGCGACGAGTTCCGTGAGTTTGCCAGCAAGCTCGAGATCCCCGACATCAGGTTTGTGCCGCTGTCGGCCCTGTGTGGCGACAACGTCGCCGTCCCGAGTTCGAACATGCTCTGGCACGAGGACGCATCGCTCCTGCAGCTGCTAGAAACGGTTTACGTTGGAGCCGACGCGAACCTCCGCGAGCTGCGGTTTCCGGTGCAGTGGGTCAACCGACCGACCCCTGACTTCCGCGGCTTCTCTGGCACGGTCGCGTCGGGCACGCTGAGGGTAGACGACGAGGTGGTGGTTTTGCCGTCCAACAAGGAGGCACGCGTCAAGCGGATTGTCACTCGGGATGGCGACCTGCCCGCGGCCGCCGCCCCGCAGGCAGTGACCGTCACGCTCGACGACGAGATCGATGTGTCTCGCGGCGACATGCTCGCTCGTCCGGGCACCCCCCCCAGCGTCAGCCGCGAGGCGGACGCGATGATCGTGTGGATGGCTGAGCAGCCGATGACGCCGGGCAGACAGTACTGGGTCAAGCACACGACAAAACGCACGTCCGGCGAACTGAGCTTGCGGTACGCGATCGATGTGAACACGCTGCATCGGTCTCCGGCCGTCAACCTGGGCTTGAATGAAATCGGGCGTTGCCGGGTGGTGCTACGCGATCCGATAGCATTCGATTCGTATCGGCGGAATCGCGAGACCGGTTCCTTCATCCTGGTCGACCGTATCTCACACGAGACCGTCGCCGCCGGGATGTTGCTCGATTCAGACCCCCGCGCGGGTAGCGAAGACCACTGGGACGAGCAGCCGGCGAGCGCTCGGCTCGAGCGAGCGACCAGCCTCATCTCCGACCAAGAGCGGGCGGCGCGCTACCAACACCCGCCCTACACCGTGCTGATCACCGGACTCAGCGGGTCCGGCAAGACAACGCTCGCCCTGGAGCTTGAGAAGCTGCTGTTCAACTCCGGCAAGAAGTGCGTCCTGCTAGACGGTCAGAATATGCGATTCGGCATTAGTCGGGACCTCGGGTTCTCTGCCGAAGAGCGGTCGGAGAACCTGCGACGTGCGGCCGAGATTGCCAAGCTGCTGAACGACGCTGGCGTCATCTGCATCGCCGCTTTCGTCGCCCCGCAGGACGAGGTTCGCAAGCGCACGCGAGACTTGGTGGGACCGCATCGGTTCTGCCACGTCCACCTCACCGCTCCGCTGGAGGTGTGCCAACAACGCGACAGCACGGGACGTTACCTGGCCGCCGAACGCGGGGAGATCGCCGACTTCCCCGGCGTGAATGCCCCCTACGAACCGCCCGAACACCCCGACCTCCTGTTCTCCACGGATTCGGGCGCCGGGCCAAGAGAAATCGCCGCCAGCATTGTCGAGCGCCTCGCGAGCCACGGACCCCAGCTCGACCCGGGATAG
- the cysD gene encoding sulfate adenylyltransferase subunit CysD, which translates to MSEAAAPAQALHRQTSQHHERSAHLAMLEAESIYILREVIAELDNPVLLYSIGKDSSVILHLALKAFYPGKPPFPLLHIDSTWEFREMIEFRERHARRELGLDVIAYVNEEGVRAGINPFDHGSSVYTDVMRTQPLREALTKHGFDAAIGGGRRDEERSRAKERVFSFRDHQHRWDPRNQRAELWGLYNTWKKSDECLRVFPLSNWTELDIWQYILQEQIPIVPLYFAEPRPTVERDGDLIVVDDQRMRLRDGETPEMKTVRFRTLGCYPVTGAIESTATTVEAIVHEMLTTRLSERQGRAIDRDEAAAMERKKRQGYF; encoded by the coding sequence ATGTCTGAAGCCGCCGCCCCGGCACAAGCCCTGCACCGACAGACTAGCCAGCACCACGAGAGGTCTGCGCACCTGGCGATGCTCGAGGCCGAGAGCATCTATATTCTCCGTGAGGTGATCGCCGAACTAGACAACCCGGTGCTGCTCTACTCCATCGGCAAGGACTCGTCGGTGATTCTGCACCTTGCGCTCAAGGCGTTCTACCCCGGCAAGCCTCCCTTCCCCTTGCTGCACATCGACTCGACGTGGGAGTTCCGGGAAATGATTGAGTTCCGCGAGCGGCACGCACGCCGTGAACTCGGGCTGGACGTCATCGCGTATGTGAACGAGGAGGGCGTTCGCGCGGGGATCAACCCGTTCGACCACGGCAGCAGCGTCTACACCGATGTCATGCGGACCCAACCACTGAGAGAGGCCCTCACGAAACACGGCTTCGACGCGGCGATCGGCGGGGGGCGCCGGGACGAGGAGCGTTCCCGAGCCAAGGAGCGTGTCTTCTCGTTTCGCGACCACCAGCACCGATGGGACCCCCGCAACCAACGCGCCGAGCTGTGGGGCCTCTACAACACGTGGAAGAAGTCGGACGAGTGCCTCCGGGTGTTCCCGCTCTCTAATTGGACCGAGCTGGACATCTGGCAGTACATCCTGCAGGAGCAGATCCCTATCGTGCCGCTCTACTTCGCCGAGCCTCGGCCAACGGTCGAACGCGACGGCGACCTGATTGTGGTCGACGACCAGCGGATGCGGCTGCGGGACGGCGAGACGCCGGAGATGAAGACCGTTCGATTCCGCACGCTCGGCTGCTACCCGGTCACCGGGGCGATCGAGTCGACCGCGACCACCGTGGAAGCGATCGTCCACGAGATGCTGACGACGCGGCTCTCCGAGCGTCAGGGCCGCGCCATCGACCGGGACGAAGCGGCGGCGATGGAACGTAAGAAGCGGCAGGGGTACTTCTAA